The DNA sequence GCAACGAATGACGATCGGGCAGCGGGAAGGGCTCGGCGTTCCACTCGCTGACGGTCATCGGCTTGCCGACCACCTGGGCGGCAGCGAGCCAGTCGATCATGCCGTCGCTGGTCAGTGGGTTCTTCTCCAGCTGGCCATTGGCGCCGTAGCTGTGGGCATCGATTACATCGCCTGCGCTCAGCGCTGGCAGCGCACTCAGGCCATTGCCGCCCCAGGTGCTGGTGGTAGCGATCGGTACTTTCACGCCGAGGTTGCGCAGGTGCGCAATCATGTCGGCATTGAAACGTTGTTCCAGGTCGTTGAGGAACAGCTTCGACGGGCCATGCTCCCAGGCATGCCAGGTAAGGTCGCTCGGCAGCCCATGCTGGCGGGCGAACGCCTTGGCAGCGTCCATGTAGCGTGCGCTGTGGCGGGGCACGTCCTTGTCTGGCAGCAAGGCGTTGCCGTAGTGCTGGGTGAGGTCGTCCTCGTTGGTGATCAGCACCGCGGCAATCGCCGGGTCATCCTTGTAGGCCAGGCCGGTGTACGGGTTCACATGGCCCAGGTACTGCTCGGCAAAGCGCTTCATGGCCTGCTGGATGCTGCGGTTGACATAGGCGTAGCCCTTCAGGTCGACATGATCCTGGCCCTTGGCGATCTCCTGGAAGTCGTCAATGTCGTCGTTGGCGGTAAGCGCGCGCTGGACGTGCATGTCCAGCCAGACGTAGATGCCTTCGTCCTTTAGCGCCTTGATCCACAGGTCGAGCTTGCGCATCGACTCGGCATCGAGTTGGCGGGTATCGCGTACCACGGTGGCGTCGCCGAACACGTTCGGGCTGACCCACGGCGAGTCGTGGTGGTGCAGGCGTACCAGGTTGAAGCCCAGCGCCGACAGGCGCTTGGCCTGGTGGCGGATTTCTTCGTCCGGGCTTTTGAACAATGCATAGGCGGACAGGTTGGTACCCCAGAAGCGCGCCGGGGTGTTGTCCTCGAACAGCAGCTGTTCGCCGACAGCCCTGACGAAGCCGCGCTTGCCCGCGGGCTTTTCCGCAGCGTTGAGGAACGACAGGTCGACCGGCGAGGTGCGCCAGTCCAGATGGTCATCCGGCCAACGGTTGGGGTCGGTCAGGCCGAAGCGTTCGCTGGGCGTAGGCCCCAGCTCGATGTCACCGCTGACGTTCAGTACCGCCTTGATCTGCTGCTGGCCGGCGTTGATCGGGTCGCCGTAGAGAAACGCACGCAATTCGGACGGGTTGCCGCGCTCGAAATACACCTTGGCCAGCGGCGGGTCGAAGCGCATCTCGATGCGTCGACCCTGCTCAGCCTTGCCCCACGACCAGCCACGGTTGCCGGGCAGCAACTGCGGCGCCCCCATGCCCCCGGCAATTTGCCCCGGGTCGAACTGGAACACCATGCCACCGCCCATCACCCCGGCCTGGCGACTGTGCGCGGCAAGGTCGAAAACCCAGCTCAGGGTTTGCGCCTGCTCCTTGCGTATATCCGCCGCCAGGTCGAAATCCAGCGCCTTGTTGCTGCCCTGCAGCGTGTAGTGGTAGGGGCCATTGACCTTGACCGCGGTGTCGAAGCCGGTCCAGCTCCAGTTGGCCGCCCAGAAGTCGAACTTGGCTTTCATCACCGGCCCGCCGCCGAGGGTCACCATGGGCAGGCCATTCTGTTCATCGACACTGACTTGCCACGCCGATGCCCAGCCGCCAGATGGCAGCAGGGCCAGGCCGGCCAGGGCCGAAACGCGCAGGGTTTGCATGGCCGAGCGGCGCAGCAGAAGCAGGTTCATAGGCATTACCCGGTTTGAAGGGCTGAGCCGGCCAGCTCGCTGACCTGGCTGTCGTGAAGCCGCCGTACCATCTGGCTATAGCCCACGCCCAGCCCGGCGATCGTCCAGTACACCACTGGGATGAAGGTGATGCTGCTGACGGTGAAGATGATCACCAGGATGCCGGCCAGCGTCGCCAGCAACGCTCGGCCGAGCTGGCGTCGCTCGTCGTCCTTGTCGGGGAAACTGCGCATGGCCTTGCGCAGGCCGAGCAGCACGCTGGCGAAGAACGCCAGGAACAGGCCGAGCCCGACCAGCCCGACCCGCAGCGCCACATTGATGTAGGTGTTGACGATGTCGATGATGCCTTCACCCTGGATCATCGATTGCATTTCCGGGGTATTGCGGAAATCGAACGAGCCGAACAGCGGGTTGCGCTGGATGACGATCCACGCATTGTCCATCAGCCGCTCGCGGTAGGTGATGTTGTCCTTGTCCACGTTGCCGATGTACGGCAGCAGGTCCAGGACCTTGTCGCCACCGGGCACGGCGGTCAGCAGGGGCAGGGCCAGCATGCCGGCCGCAGCCAGCAGTGCCAGGCGCCTGAGCGCACCTTTGCCGAGGGCGACGAATACCACAACGATGACCATGGCCCCGATCCACGGGCCGCGCGACAGCGGCGCGAACAGCCCGGCGGCCAGCAGCAGGGCTCCCATCAAACGCTGCCAGGGGCGGCGTACGTAACCCTGGACGAAGAGGAACAGGCCAATGGCCACGCTCATCACATAACCCAGCACAATGGCCTGCCCGGTGGTGACACTGGCGCGCAGCGAACCGCCGCGGTCCAGGTAGCCGGACATGCTCCATGGCACGCCCATGGCGTCGACCAGGGCACTGTACAGCAGCCAGTGGCGCACATACTCGGCGACACCGATCAGGGCCAGCAGGAAGGAGGCGAGCACGAAGGCCAGCAGGGTGTCCTTGAAATCGCTGATCTGGCGCAGGCCACGGCTGGCCACGTAGTACGGCAGGAGCACGTCGATATACAGGTAAAACGTCTGGCGCAGGGTGTCGGTCAGGGTGGTTTCGCGCAGGTACAGCACGCTCATCAGCAGCAGCTCCGCCGCCAGCAGCCTGTCGGGCCAGGTGCGGCCGAAGCGCAGGGTGTCGCCTTGGCGGCGCAGGGCCAGCGCTGCCGGCAACAGCACGCACACGCTCAACAGGCGGATATGGTTGAGTTCGACCAGGAAGTTGACCAGGCCGAACCCCGGCACCTGCAGCGAAGCCGGCGGGATCAGGAACAGCAGCAGGTAGAACAGCGCCATGGGGTTGTGCTCGCGGCGCCCGGCGATGTACAGGATGACTGCGCCTGCGCCCAGGTACAGCCAGAAACTGTGCGAGAAGAAGGCCAGCAGGGTCAGCAGGAACCACAGGTTGCGCCGGCGCTTGAAGTCGCGCAGCGGGATAAGGTCGCAGGCAGGCCGCCGGGCCAGCAGAAAGACCACGCTAGCCAGGAACAGGATGACGATCAACGCACGCAAATGTTCAGGCATCGGCTATGGGCACCTTTCCCTCGGTGGGCAACGGCTAGCATCGTGGCTAATTGAAACTATAGTGACTTTTTAGTCAGTCAGAGATTGATGTCATGCCGTCGATTGATGTGTCAGCCGCCGCGAGCCTGCGCAAGCGGGCCCTCAAGGCCGGGTCGTGGAACCTGGTCTCGCAGGTGGCGTCACAAGCGATGCGCCTTGGCGGCAATCTGCTCATGGCCCGCCTGCTGGTGCCGGAAATGTTCGGGGTGATGGTCATTGCCAACACCGTTTCGGTACTCCTGCATCTGTTGTCCGATGTCGGCCTGCGGCAGAACATCGTGCAGAGCCAGCGCGGCGATGACCCGCAGTTTCTCAATACCGCCTGGACGGTGCAGATCATCCGCGGCCTGGTGCTGTTCGTCCTGACCGTACTGCTGGCCCTGGCGGCCTGGCTTGCCCAGCGCGCCGAGGTGTGGCCGGCAGATTCCACCTATGCCGAACCCGAGCTGCCGATGGTGCTGGCGGCCACCGCGCTGTCGGCGGTGATCTGGGGTTTCCAGTCCACCAAGATAGATGTGGCTGTGCGCACTTTCCAACAGAAGCGCGTGGCGCTGGTCGACCTGGCCTCGCAAGTGGTCGGCCTGGTGGTGATGCTGGTGCTGGGTTACCTGACCCACTCGGTCTGGGCACTGGTCATCGCCGGCCTGGTGTCGGCCCTGGCCTGGACCCTGTTCGGCCATACTGTTCTCGAGGGGCCGCGCAACCGCCTGCAGTGGGACCGCAGTGCGTTGAACGAATTGATCGTGTTTGGCCGCTGGATCCTGTTGTCGTCGATGGTGGGTGTGCTGGCCATGTACGGTGACCGCATCTGGTTCGGTGCCAGCATGACGACGGCGCAACTGGGGGTCTATTCGATTGCCGTACTCATCCTGGGTGCGGTGCAGACCGCACTGATGAAGATTTTCGGGGCGGTGGCGCTCCCCGCCTTCAGCGAGGCAGCCCGGGCCGGCGACCAGGAGCGCCTGAAGGCGTTGTATCACCGCTTCCGCCTGCTGGTCGACCTGCTGGTACTGTTCATCTGTGGCGGGTTCCTCACTGCCAGCCCGTTGCTGATCGGCTGGATGTACGACGACCGCTACCGTGAAGCTGGCCCGATGCTGGCTATTCTTTCGCTGTCGTTCCTCACATTGCGCTATACCTTGGCACACCAGGTGTGGATTGCCCTGGGCCTGACCAAGTACCAGGCCATCGACAACATCATCCGCCTGGTCTCGCTGTGGGGGCTGCTGCCGTTGTTGCTGATGCTTGGTGGCGTGGACTGGGCGATCTGGGGGGTGGCACTGCACACCCTGCCGACGCTGGTGCTGATCGTGTACGTGAATTGCAAGCTGGATATCTTCAGCCTCAAACGTGAGCTGATGGTGCTGCCGATGCTACTGATCGGCGCGCTTTGCGGGGCGCTGCTGACAGCCTTTTTCAACTGGCTGTGATGCGGCTTGCCGAAAGAGACTTTCAAGGGCACAGGCCGGGCCATGGACAAGTTGACTTTTTGTGCTGGGCAGTTGGGGCGCAGGGGCTTTATCCAGAGTTGTGTCTTGCTGGGCGTCGGCGGGGCAGTGTTCGCTACTGCTACAGCCATTGCCAGCGAACGTGGCGGCAAGCGCGGGCACGTGCTGATCAATGGCTGGGTGTTGCCGTCCCGTTACTTCCGGAACGAGCAAGCATGATCAAGGATTACCAACAGCAGAAGACCCTGCGCGACAGCTACGACGTCTGCATCATCGGCGCTGGCCCGGCCGGCATCACCCTGGCCCTGCGCCTGGCTGCCGCTGGCTGGCGCGTGCTGCTTGCCGAAGGGGGCGGGCGCGAGTATTCATCGCTTTCGCAAGACCTGTATGCCTGCAAGTCCACCGGCCTGGAGCTGTATGCCAAGGAGTCCCGCCTGCGTTACCTGGGTGGCACCTCCAACCACTGGGCAGGCCGTTGCAGGCCGTTCACTGCCTCGGATTTCGCCCTTCCGCCGATCGGTGGCTTGCCTGGCTGGCCGATCCCCTATGCGGAAATTGCCAGCTACCTGCCTGCCGCCATGGACATCGTCGACTTGCCACCTGGGTCGGATTTCGAGGCAATCAACAGCGGGCTCGGTGGCGACGAATTCGAACCGGACCGCTTCCTGCTCAGCCCGCCCACGCGGTTTGCGCAGAAATACGCCGCCGCCCTTGAGCAGACCGACGGCCTGGACGTGTTCATCAACTGCAATTGCGTGGACCTGGAGTACGACGAGGCCACCGGCAGCCTGGCTGCGGTGGTCCTGTCCGATTACCAGCGCAACCGCCAGCGCCTGGTGGCGAGAACCTTCGTGCTGGCCACCGGCGGCATCGAGAATGCCAGGCAACTGCTCAACAGCGAATCGTTGCTGAGTGCGGGCATCGTGAGCAAGGATGGGCTGGTCGGGAGCTGTTTCATGGAGCACCTGAACATCGACCTGGGCACCTTCATCCTCAAGTCGGGGCTGGCCCCGGAGCCACGCGAGTACTTCACCACCGATACCTTCATTGACGCGTACAAGGCCGGCAAGGGCAATGTCAGGGCCGCCCTGTTGGCCGAAGTGCAGACCTACGGGCGCACGGCCGAGGTCAAGAACTTTCTGGAAAACCTGGCCTGCGACATGGGGGTCGCCAGCAAGATCGCCTTCGTCGCCCGGTTCAGTTGCCCCGGCGACGGCCTCATCAGCACCCTGATCGAACAGTTCCCCAACCTGCACAGCCGCATTTCGCTGCTGGACGAGAGGGACGCGCTCGGTGTCGCCAAGGTCAACGTCAACTGGGCCCTGACCGCTGATGACCGGCACACCATCAAGTGCATTGGCAGTGAACTGGCCAAGCAATGGGCCGACACCGACCTGGGTTTCATCAAGCTCAATGACTATGTCTATGACACCTCGATACCGCTGAGGATGTCGCCACATGCCCACCACATGGGCACCACGCGCATGGCGTCCTCCGCACAAACCGGTGTCGTCGACCGCGATTGCAAGGTGTTCGGGATTGCCAACCTGTACATCGCTGGCAGCAGCATCTTCGCAACCGGCGGTGCCTCCAATCCGACCTTGCCGTTGCTGCAGTTTGCCTTGCGCCTGGCCGACCACCTGGATGCCAGGATGAGCGCGGCCAGGGATGCTATGGGGTGATAAACGTTGTGAACGGGTTGAGTGCGTTGCGGTCAGCACCCACAAGAACGAGACCGGATGCGCCTCAGGAACAGTCCAGATTGCTTAGAGTGCGAGGCTGGCAGCATGAAGGGATGGATACGCAAGGCCGTGGCGCAGTTTGTCCATGCAACCGGGCGCGGCAGCTCGTTCTACCGCAGGTTTTGCAGGCCCACAGCGCTCGAGTGGGGCGCGTACCTCAGCCGCTGGGGCAACTTTCATTCGGTGGGCAGCCACTTTCACGCCAACCCAGGCAGCAAGTTCCTCGACCCTTCATTGGTGCGTATCGGCAACAGTGTGGGCCTGGCCGACTGCACACTGATCGGTCATGACGGGGTGGTATTGCTGATCGAGCACCGCTTCGGCAAGCACCTGGATTCGGTCGGCTATATCGACATCAAGGACAACTGCTTCATCGGCCATGGCGCGATCATCATGCCGCGCGTGACCATCGGGCCGGAGTCGATCGTCGCCGCCGGCGCGGTTGTGACCAAGGACGTGCCGCCAGGCACGGTGTTTGGTGGCAACCCGGCAGAATTCATCTGTACCACCGAAGAGTTGATCAAACGGGTCGAGGCACGTTGCGAAGCCTACCCGTGGATCGACCTGGTCAAGCAGCGCAACGGCGCCTATGACCCCGAGCTGGAGCCGCTGCTGATGGCGCAACGGCGCCAGTACTTCTTCGGGGATGGCAGCAATGGCTAGCAAACCGGTCGATGTCCTGGTGGTCAACTTCAACACGGCCGGGCTGCTGCAGCCGATGTTCGATGCGCTGCGCCGGGCCGACGGCGAACGGCTGGCCAACTACCTGGTGGTGGACAACGCCTCGGTGGATGACTCGCTGCAGCGCATGGCCACGGTGTGCCCGCAGGCGCTGTTGCTGAGCAACAAGCACAACGTGGGTTTCGGCCGGGCCAACAACCAGCTGCTGGCGCACCTGCAGGGCAAGTACGCCTTGCTGCTGAACACCGACGCCTTCGTGGCTGCCGACTCCTTGCAGAAGACCCTCGAGTACATGGAGGCGCACCCCGAGTGCGGCGTGCTGGGTGTGCGCCTGGAGGGCCGCGACGGCGATCTGCAGCCCAGTTGCCGCTACTTTCCGACACCGCTCAACGTGTTTGTCGGGCGCACCGGGCTGGGGCGCTTGTTCCCGGGGCTGAAGATGGTCGACGAGATGGACTGGGACCACGCATCGGTGCGCGAATGCGACTGGCTGCCTGGCTGCTTCTACCTGGTGCGCCGCGAAGTGCTCGACCAGGTGGGGCTGTTCGACCCGCGCTACTTTCTCTATTACGAAGAGGTCGACCACTGCAAGCGGGTGAAGGCGGCGGGCTGGAAGGTGGTGTTCTACCCGCACACCACAGTGGTGCACATCGGTGGCGAGAGCTCGCGCTCGGTCGCCGAACTGGAGGCAGCCAGCCGGCAGATCTCGGCGTACCAGATCGAAAGCGAACTGCTGTACTTTCGCAAGCACCACGGCTTGGCCGGGCTGGCCCTGCACATGCTGCTGGTGACCCTCGGCGACCTGGTGCTGGCACTCAAGGCGCTGTTGAAACGACGCGGCTGGGGCGCGATAAGCGCCTGTTGGCGTCACTGCCGGGCGACCTGGTCACTGTTGTTCAAGACCCGGTACGCCAGCCAACCGACAAGGTAGGTGGAGCCATGTTCGAAAATGTACGTGCCGACCTGCGGGCCCATGGGGGCGACTGGGGTGCCCAGGGCTTCTGGGTATTGCTGGTGTACCGCTTCGGCCGCTGGCGCTATGGCGTGCGCCCGGCACCGCTGCGCAAGCTGTTTTCGCTGCTGTACAAAGTGTTGTTCAAATGCGTGCAAATCCTCACCGGCGTGGAGTTGCCGTGCGAAGTGGTGATTGGCCGCAACTTCGTCATCGACCATTTTGGCGGCATCGTGATCAGCGGCTATGCCCGGTTTGGCGATGACTGTCGCATCCGCAACGGCGTGGTGGTGGGCCTGAAGAACGTCAGCGAGCCGATTGCACCGGTGTTCGGCAACAATGTCGATATCGGCAGTGGGGCCAAGGTGCTGGGCAGCATCCGCATTGGCAACAACGTGGTGATCGGTGCCAATGCCGTGGTGCTGGTGGATGTGCCGGACAACTCGCTGGCGGTAGGGGTGCCGGCCACCATCAAGGCCCGGCAAGTGGCCAGCACGGTGCCGGTCGAGTGAAACCCATGGCGAGCGGGATCGGCGTGGTGGTGATTGGCCGCAACGAAGGCCAGCGCCTCGAGCGTTGCTTGCGTTCGCTGATGCATGGCGCGGACCAGGTGCTGTACGTCGACTCGGGGTCTTGCGACGGCTCACCGCAACTGGCTCGCAGCCTGGGGGTGGAGGTGCTGGCGCTGGACATGGGCCAGCCGTTCACCGCCGCCCGCGCGCGCAACGAAGGCTTTGCCGCCTTGCAACAGCTGCTGCCGTCGCTGCGCCTGGTGCAGTTCGTCGACGGCGATTGCGAGGTCGCCGCTGGCTGGCTGGCGGTGGCGCAGGCGTTTCTCGACAGCCACCCCGACGTGGCGGTGGTGTGTGGCCGGCGACGTGAGCGTTTCCCCGAGCGTTCGGTATACAACCTGTTGTGCGAGCTGGAATGGGATACCCCGATCGGTGAGGCCAAGGCCTGTGGTGGC is a window from the Pseudomonas anuradhapurensis genome containing:
- a CDS encoding glycosyltransferase family 2 protein produces the protein MASKPVDVLVVNFNTAGLLQPMFDALRRADGERLANYLVVDNASVDDSLQRMATVCPQALLLSNKHNVGFGRANNQLLAHLQGKYALLLNTDAFVAADSLQKTLEYMEAHPECGVLGVRLEGRDGDLQPSCRYFPTPLNVFVGRTGLGRLFPGLKMVDEMDWDHASVRECDWLPGCFYLVRREVLDQVGLFDPRYFLYYEEVDHCKRVKAAGWKVVFYPHTTVVHIGGESSRSVAELEAASRQISAYQIESELLYFRKHHGLAGLALHMLLVTLGDLVLALKALLKRRGWGAISACWRHCRATWSLLFKTRYASQPTR
- a CDS encoding cellulase family glycosylhydrolase; the protein is MNLLLLRRSAMQTLRVSALAGLALLPSGGWASAWQVSVDEQNGLPMVTLGGGPVMKAKFDFWAANWSWTGFDTAVKVNGPYHYTLQGSNKALDFDLAADIRKEQAQTLSWVFDLAAHSRQAGVMGGGMVFQFDPGQIAGGMGAPQLLPGNRGWSWGKAEQGRRIEMRFDPPLAKVYFERGNPSELRAFLYGDPINAGQQQIKAVLNVSGDIELGPTPSERFGLTDPNRWPDDHLDWRTSPVDLSFLNAAEKPAGKRGFVRAVGEQLLFEDNTPARFWGTNLSAYALFKSPDEEIRHQAKRLSALGFNLVRLHHHDSPWVSPNVFGDATVVRDTRQLDAESMRKLDLWIKALKDEGIYVWLDMHVQRALTANDDIDDFQEIAKGQDHVDLKGYAYVNRSIQQAMKRFAEQYLGHVNPYTGLAYKDDPAIAAVLITNEDDLTQHYGNALLPDKDVPRHSARYMDAAKAFARQHGLPSDLTWHAWEHGPSKLFLNDLEQRFNADMIAHLRNLGVKVPIATTSTWGGNGLSALPALSAGDVIDAHSYGANGQLEKNPLTSDGMIDWLAAAQVVGKPMTVSEWNAEPFPLPDRHSLPLYVAATASHQGWDAMLQYAYSQQAFNPGWRTADNWHAYNDPAMLATLPAAALLYRRADVHPATTRYVFAPTPATLYGQEITPRNSVLLRTAMEKGQLQIALPQTPELPWLKPAAIPADAQVLNDPGQALLAANANEAVTDTGELKRNWQQGIYTIDTALTQAASGWLGGRSISLDAIQVQAQTPYASVVVQSLDGRPLGQSRELLVSLGTRAMPKADANTAFNVEPLAGTLNIKAPAGLKLYAREPAAQLKALPVAYQDGHYRITFDGQYMSNWLFLK
- a CDS encoding serine O-acetyltransferase, which gives rise to MFENVRADLRAHGGDWGAQGFWVLLVYRFGRWRYGVRPAPLRKLFSLLYKVLFKCVQILTGVELPCEVVIGRNFVIDHFGGIVISGYARFGDDCRIRNGVVVGLKNVSEPIAPVFGNNVDIGSGAKVLGSIRIGNNVVIGANAVVLVDVPDNSLAVGVPATIKARQVASTVPVE
- a CDS encoding FAD-dependent oxidoreductase; its protein translation is MIKDYQQQKTLRDSYDVCIIGAGPAGITLALRLAAAGWRVLLAEGGGREYSSLSQDLYACKSTGLELYAKESRLRYLGGTSNHWAGRCRPFTASDFALPPIGGLPGWPIPYAEIASYLPAAMDIVDLPPGSDFEAINSGLGGDEFEPDRFLLSPPTRFAQKYAAALEQTDGLDVFINCNCVDLEYDEATGSLAAVVLSDYQRNRQRLVARTFVLATGGIENARQLLNSESLLSAGIVSKDGLVGSCFMEHLNIDLGTFILKSGLAPEPREYFTTDTFIDAYKAGKGNVRAALLAEVQTYGRTAEVKNFLENLACDMGVASKIAFVARFSCPGDGLISTLIEQFPNLHSRISLLDERDALGVAKVNVNWALTADDRHTIKCIGSELAKQWADTDLGFIKLNDYVYDTSIPLRMSPHAHHMGTTRMASSAQTGVVDRDCKVFGIANLYIAGSSIFATGGASNPTLPLLQFALRLADHLDARMSAARDAMG
- a CDS encoding O-antigen ligase family protein — protein: MPEHLRALIVILFLASVVFLLARRPACDLIPLRDFKRRRNLWFLLTLLAFFSHSFWLYLGAGAVILYIAGRREHNPMALFYLLLFLIPPASLQVPGFGLVNFLVELNHIRLLSVCVLLPAALALRRQGDTLRFGRTWPDRLLAAELLLMSVLYLRETTLTDTLRQTFYLYIDVLLPYYVASRGLRQISDFKDTLLAFVLASFLLALIGVAEYVRHWLLYSALVDAMGVPWSMSGYLDRGGSLRASVTTGQAIVLGYVMSVAIGLFLFVQGYVRRPWQRLMGALLLAAGLFAPLSRGPWIGAMVIVVVFVALGKGALRRLALLAAAGMLALPLLTAVPGGDKVLDLLPYIGNVDKDNITYRERLMDNAWIVIQRNPLFGSFDFRNTPEMQSMIQGEGIIDIVNTYINVALRVGLVGLGLFLAFFASVLLGLRKAMRSFPDKDDERRQLGRALLATLAGILVIIFTVSSITFIPVVYWTIAGLGVGYSQMVRRLHDSQVSELAGSALQTG
- a CDS encoding oligosaccharide flippase family protein; translation: MPSIDVSAAASLRKRALKAGSWNLVSQVASQAMRLGGNLLMARLLVPEMFGVMVIANTVSVLLHLLSDVGLRQNIVQSQRGDDPQFLNTAWTVQIIRGLVLFVLTVLLALAAWLAQRAEVWPADSTYAEPELPMVLAATALSAVIWGFQSTKIDVAVRTFQQKRVALVDLASQVVGLVVMLVLGYLTHSVWALVIAGLVSALAWTLFGHTVLEGPRNRLQWDRSALNELIVFGRWILLSSMVGVLAMYGDRIWFGASMTTAQLGVYSIAVLILGAVQTALMKIFGAVALPAFSEAARAGDQERLKALYHRFRLLVDLLVLFICGGFLTASPLLIGWMYDDRYREAGPMLAILSLSFLTLRYTLAHQVWIALGLTKYQAIDNIIRLVSLWGLLPLLLMLGGVDWAIWGVALHTLPTLVLIVYVNCKLDIFSLKRELMVLPMLLIGALCGALLTAFFNWL
- a CDS encoding acyltransferase, which gives rise to MKGWIRKAVAQFVHATGRGSSFYRRFCRPTALEWGAYLSRWGNFHSVGSHFHANPGSKFLDPSLVRIGNSVGLADCTLIGHDGVVLLIEHRFGKHLDSVGYIDIKDNCFIGHGAIIMPRVTIGPESIVAAGAVVTKDVPPGTVFGGNPAEFICTTEELIKRVEARCEAYPWIDLVKQRNGAYDPELEPLLMAQRRQYFFGDGSNG